A stretch of DNA from Salmo trutta chromosome 12, fSalTru1.1, whole genome shotgun sequence:
TCCCATCAACGCCCAAGCAACCCCACAGCACCCCCTGTATACCCCCACTCCCATCAAACGCCCCACAGCACCCTGTATTCCCCCCACTCCACATCAACGCCACCACAGCACCCTGTATTCCCCCACTCCCATCAACGCCCACAGCACCCTGTATTCCCCCACTCCATCAACGCCCCATCAGCACCCTGTATTACCCCACTCCCATCAACGCCCCACAGCACCCTGTATTCCCCCACTCCCATCAACGCCCCACAGCACCCTGTATTACCCCACTCCCATCAACGCCCCACAGCACCCTGTATTCCCCCACTCCAAATCTGTTAAGCAGGGTTGCATTGGCAGTCAGGTGGTATTAGTGTTAGCTGGCAGGCTAtgctgtgaccccccccccccccccctcatctccttctccatgctttGTGATGACAGTGTTTGATCAGGGTAACAATGTCTTcactgtggaggagagagagactggtctgGACCGGCTGGGCATAGAAGCAGGCAGGGAAACTCTAATCCATAACACTGCATTCCTACTGCCCCAATCGCCTTACACAAGGACCACCCAGGANNNNNNNNNNNNNNNNNNNNNNNNNNNNNNNNNNNNNNNNNNNNNNNNNNNNNNNNNNNNNNNNNNNNNNNNNNNNNNNNNNNNNNNNNNNNNNNNNNNNNNNNNNNNNNNNNNNNNNNNNNNNNNNNNNNNNNNNNNNNNNNNNNNNNNNNNNNNNNNNNNNNNNNNNNNNNNNNNNNNNNNNNNNNNNNNNNNNNNNNCGTCCCTACTCCGCTTGTCCCCTACTCCCCCTGTCCCCCCGTGTCCCTACTCCCTGTCCCCTACTCTCCCTGTCCGCGTCCCCGACTCCCGCGTACCTACTCCTGTCCGCGTCCCCTACTCCGTGTCCGTGTCCCCTACTCCCTGTCCGTGTCCCCTACTCCCTGTCCGTGTCCCCTACTCCCTGTCCCCTACTCCCTGTCCCCTACTCCCTGTCCGCGTCCCCTACTCCGTGTCCGTGTCCCCTACTCCCTGTCCGCGTCCCCTACTCCCTGTCCCCTACTCCCTGTCCCCTACTCCCTGTCCCCTACTCCCTGTCCGCGTCCCCTACTCCGTGTCCGTGTCCCCTACTCCCTGTCCGCGTCCCCTACTCCGTGTCCGTGTCCCCTACTCCCTGTCCGTGTCCCCTACTCCCTGTCCCCTACTCCCTGTCCCCTACTCCCTGTCCGCGTCCCCTACTCCGTGTCCGTTTCCCCTACTCCATATCCGAGTCCCCTACTCCGTGTGCCCTACTCCCTGTCCCCTACTCCCTGTCCGTGTCCCCTACTCCCTGTCCCCTACTCCGCGTCCGCGTCCCCTACTCCGCGTCCCCTACTCCGAGTCCCCTACTCCGCGTCCCCTACTCCGCGTCCCCTACTCCGCGTCCCCTACTCCGTTTCCCCTACTCCGTGTCCCCTACTCCGTTTCCCCTACTCCGAGTCCCCTACTCCGCGTCCCCTACTCCGAGTCCCCTACTCCGCGTCCGCGTCCCCTACTCCGTGTCCCCTACTCCGCGTCCGCGTCCCCTACTCCCTGTCCCCTACTCCGCGTCCGCGTCCCCTACTCCGCGTCCCCTACTCCGTGTCCCCTACTCCGTGTCCCCTACTCCGTTTCCCCTACTCCGAGTCCCCTACTCCGCGTCCCCTACTCCGTTTCCCCTACTCCGCGTCCCCTACTCCGTGTCCCCTACTCCGTTTCCCCTACTCCGTGTCCGTTTCCCTACTCCATATCCGTTTCCCCTACTCCGTGTCCGCGTCCCCTACTCCGCGTCCCCTACTCCGCGTCCCCTACTCCGTGTCCCCTACTCCGTTTCCCCTACTCCGCGTCCCTACTCCGCGTCCCCTACTCCGCGTCCCCTACTCCGCGTCCCCTACTCCGCGTCCCCTACTCCGTTTCCCCTACTCCGCGTCCCCTACTCCGTGTCCCCTACTCCGTTTCCCCTACTCCGTGTCCGTTTCCCCTACTCCATATCCGTTTCCCCTACTCCGTTTCCCCTACTCCGTGTCCGTTTCCCCTACTCCGTTTCCCCTACTCCGTGTCCGTTTCCTCTATTCCAGTGGATCCCAAACTTTTTTAGTCCCGAATCCCTTCAAacgttcaacctccagctgtaccccctctagtaccagggtcagtgcactccagctgtaccccctctagtaccagggtcagtgcactccagctgtaccccctctagtaccagggtcagtgcactccagctgtaccccctctagtaccagggtcagtgcactccagctgtaccccctctagtaccagggtcagtgcactccagctgtaccccctctagtaccagggtcagtgcactccagctgtaccccctctagtaccagggtcagtgcactccagctgtaccccctctagtaccagggtcagtgcactccagctgtaccccctctagtaccagggtcagtgcactccagctgtaccccctctagcaccagggtcagcccACTCTCAGATGTTGTTTTTtcccatcattgtaagcctgccacacacactataccatacatttattaaacattagaatgagtgtgagtttttgtcacaacccggctcgtgggaagtgacaaagagctcttataggaccagggcactattaataatcaataattttgttctttatttatcttacatataaaaccttatttgttcatcggaaatggtgaataactcaccacaggttaatgagaagggtgtgcttgaaaggacgcacataactctgcaatgttgggttgtaatggagagagtctcagtcttaaataatttcccacacacagtcttatgcctgtatttagttttcatgccagTGAGGgcagagaatccactctcacataggtacgtggttgcaaagggcatcagtgtcttaacagcgcgattttccaaggcaggatactctgagcgcagcccaatccagaaatctggcagtggctacTGATTCAATtcaccgcttgttgcaatttcaatgaggctctcttgttcagatatagGTAAgcggactggaggcagggcatgaaagtgataacgaatccagttgtttgtgtcgtccgtttcgggaaagtacctgcgtaattgcgcacccagctcactcaggtgcttcgctaaatcacatttgacattgtccgtaagcttgagttcatttgcacacaaacaaAATctaacaatgatggaaagacctgcgtgttgtccttgttaatgaagacagagaggagctccaacttcttaatcatagcctcaatttttgtcccgcacattgaatatagttgtggagagtccctgtaaatcctagattcagatcattcagacgagaaaaaacatcacccagataggccagtcgtgtgagaaactcgtcatcatgcaagtggtcagacaagtgaaaattaagGTCAGTAAAAactaagctcgtctctcaattcaaaaaaacttgtcaataatttaccccttgataaccagcgcacttctgtatgttgtaaaagcgttacatggtcgctgcccatatcattgcatagtgcagaaaataaaCGACAGTTCAGGGGCcttttgctttaacaaagttaaccattttcactgtagtgtccaaaacgtctttcaagctatcaggcattcccttggcagcaagagcctctcggtggatgctgcagtggatccaagtggcgtcgggagcaactgcttgcaggcGTGTTACcattccactatgtctccctgtcatggcttttgctccatcaatacagataccaacatgaccagcagctacgtttggctacatacggaccgttagtggaattcctgcgagagagtaatggttaatgtgattggacgTTAATTATTTGACGAGGCTTCCTGTatttgttgttatttcgctgaacactagatggtttaaatttatttttggcagtgaaaagaGGCGACTCGAgcaagaaaaaaacctcacccaaatgtatagccccgttggaaaatataaatggattattattataattataataaatataataattataataaaaaaaaaaaaaagtgaatcacatttttatttggcgtacccccaacggcattgcgcgtacccctgggGTATACCTGCTTTATTCTGATAGATGGTTTGGTTCTAGGCAACTCTAATAAAACCgatcagatggtttgggttctagaCATCTCTAATAAAACCgatcagatggtttgggttctagaCATCTCTAATAAAACCgatcagatggtttgggttctagaCATCTCTAATAAAACATatcagatggtttgggttctagacatctccaataaaacagatcagatggtttgggttctagGCATCTCTAATAAAACAGATTagatggtttgggttctagaCATCTCTAATAAAACCgatcagatggtttgggttctagacatctccaataaagcagatcagatggtttgggttctagGCATCTCTAATAAAACagatcagatggtttgggttctagaCATCTCTAATAAAACCgatcagatggtttgggttctagacatctccaataaaaccgatcagatggtttgggttctagacatctccaataaaaccgatcagatggtttgggttctagacatctccaataaagcagatcagatggtttgggttctagacatctctaataaaacagatcagatggtttgggttctagacatctctaataaaacagatcagatggtttgggttctagacatctccaataaaacagatcagatggtttgggttctagacatctccaataaaacagatcagatggtttgggttctagacatctccaataaaacagatcagatggtttgggttctagacatctccaataaaacagatcagatggtttgggttctagacatctccaataaaacagatcagatggtttgggttctagacatctccaataaaacagatcagatggtttgggttctagacatctccaataaaacagatcagatggtttgggttctagaCATCTCCAATAAAACAGATCAGACGG
This window harbors:
- the LOC115202537 gene encoding proline-rich extensin-like protein EPR1, which encodes MPTPINPQRPTAPCIPPLPSTPHSTLYSPTPINAPQHPVLPHSHQRPTAPCIPPLPSTPHSTLYSPTPINAPQHPVLPHSHPTPTAPCIPPLPSTPHSTLYYPTPINAPQHPVFPHSHQRPTAPCITYPTTHHAPQHPVFPHSHQRPTAPCIPPLPSTPHSTLYSPTPINAPQHPHPVYPHSITPHSTLYSPTPITPHSTLYSPLPSTPHSTLYSSPTPINAPQHPVYPTSHQRPQHPVLPPTSINAPQHPYSPTPINAQATPQHPLYTPTPIKRPTAPCIPPTPHQRHHSTLYSPTPINAHSTLYSPTPSTPHQHPVLPHSHQRPTAPCIPPLPSTPHSTLYYPTPINAPQHPVFPHSKSVKQGCIGIPYSVCPTPCPLLPVRVPYSLSPTPRPRPLLRVPYSESPTPRPLLRVPYSASPTPFPLLRVPYSVSPTPSPLLRVPYSESPTPRPRPLLRVPYSASASPTPCPLLRVRVPYSASPTPCPLLRVPYSVSPTPSPLLRVPYSVSPTPRPLLRVPYSVSPTPCPFPYSISVSPTPCPRPLLRVPYSASPTPCPLLRFPYSASLLRVPYSASPTPRPLLRVPYSVSPTPRPLLRVPYSVSPTPCPFPLLHIRFPYSVSPTPCPFPLLRFPYSVSVSSIPVDPKLF